From a region of the Betta splendens chromosome 5, fBetSpl5.4, whole genome shotgun sequence genome:
- the unm_sa1614 gene encoding arf-GAP with SH3 domain, ANK repeat and PH domain-containing protein 2 isoform X5, with translation MPECVSVSEFVQEVQEDWSSPTTSSFTSKMISCRNTVYLLEEALDSDRLVLQKMKKAAKAKYTSGQEHVSYLEQYINSMEKLSVNCHSNGETEVGSAFCRLADFSKELISPMKNLLKSMLHNINFFLDSLVKGDLREVKGVRASEFTALSLGFHRDCKNDSPQDLKKPFDRTWRDYESRFKQVEKEKRELARQYGMVRSEVSGGEIAEELEKERRSFQLSMCEYLIKVNEIKTKRGVDLLQNLIKHYHSHNNFLQECVSTSQRLKQYMEELNGVLTTVKQRQEEEKRQLCVLRDQLRPVVHIEQDSLPKQVYSMHQLLGDKQYGTERTGFLYKKSDGLRKMWQKRKCSVHNCYLTIAHATPNKPPTRLNLLTCQVKPNVEDKKCFDLISHNRTYHFLAEDEAECVAWISVLSNSKQEALSVALDGGRRGGGPGESSVEDLTRAITDDIKRMPGNNSCCDCGAPDPGWLSTNLGILTCIECSGIHREMGVHVSRIQSLSLDSLGTSDLLLARNVGNSGFNEILESNLLSPSLKPSQHSHMTERKDFILSKYQDIHFARRSHSSTAVLRLGLQEATKSADIYSLLHLYAQRTELSQPLHTHIQEKGESALHLAVLLADRTSLHILEFLAQNCSNVDVQTSAGNTALHYSCLHNKSDCVKLLLRARANTYMKNELGETPLDVSRRLKHGQCVALLLQAQSNQFDHHVHVEYEWRLRHDDIYDSDDDFEDKNGPVKKERTSASASSTFTSSFSFPSRPFSFSQSMSSSVAPLSSASAGGAGGGLLSVGRRLAMAMELHSRPSGSVPSPPPPPPSSPAPPLPPRVKAPTVPPPPPPAGGEGVADEEEEEGEVFFSQTGNRKSTPPTPIGIRQKRSCSESSKHDYGLPTSPRIYSGPDSSFKKCVPSSPPSSLTERPDRGFRRADSECNSHQLPSSKAPPNESPANHRSQSFESDCRGPAPQPLPRRSLPRGTTSRRVQALYDCQADHHDELSFCEGQVLVVLGHEDSDWWHGYIEEEPDQRGLFPSSFVQMLSD, from the exons ATGCCAGAGTGCGTGTCGGTGTCGGAGTTCGTGCAGGAGGTTCAGGAGGACTGGAGCTCCCcaaccacctcctccttcacctccaagatgatcagctgcaggaacaCCGTCTACCTGCTGGAGGAG GCTCTGGACAGTGATCGGTTGGTGTTGCAGAAGATGAAGAAAGCTGCTAAAGCAAAATACACATCAGgacaag AGCATGTGTCTTATCTGGAGCAGTACATTAACTCGATGGAGAAGCTTTCGGTCAACTGTCACTCAAATGGGGAGACGGAGGTCGGTTCCGCCTTCTGCCGCCTCGCTGACTTCTCCAAAGAGCTCATCTCTCCAATGAAAAATCTG ctgaaGAGCATGCTCCACAACATCAACTTCTTCCTGGACTCTCTGGTTAAAGGAGACCTGAGGGAGGTGAAGGGGGTGAGGGCCTCTGAATTTACTGCGCTGTCACTCGGTTTTCATAGAGACTGTAAAAATGACTCACCTCAG GACCTGAAGAAGCCTTTTGACAGAACATGGAGGGACTACGAGAGCAGATT taagcaggtggagaaggagaaacggGAGCTCGCCCGTCAGTATGGGATGGTGAGGAGCGAGGTGAGCGGAGGAGAGATCGCTGAGGAGCTGGAAAAGGAGAGGCGCTCCTTCCAACTGAGCATGTGCGAG TATCTGATTAAGGTCAACGAGATCAAGACGAAGAGAGGAGTGGACCTGTTGCAGAACCTCATCAAGCACTACCACAGCCACAACAA cttcctgcaggagTGTGTCTCCACCAGTCAGAGGTTGAAGCAGTACATGGAGGAGCTGAACGGCGTCCTGACCACG gtgaagcagcgtcaggaggaggaaaagcgaCAGCTGTGTGTCCTCAGGGATCAGCTGAGACCAGTCGTTCACATCGAGCAG gaCTCGTTGCCTAAGCAGGTGTACAGCATGCATCAGCTGCTCGGAGACAAACAGTATGGGACAGAACGGACGGGGTTCCTCTACAAAAAGAGTGACGG gTTGAGGAAAATGTGGCAGAAGAGGAAATGCTCAGTTCACAACTGCTACCTGACCATCGCACACGCTACC CCCAATAAACCTCCGACCAGACTTAACCTGCTCACCTGTCAGGTTAAACCTAATGTGGAGGACAAGAAATGCTTCGATCTCATCTCAC ATAATCGGACCTACCATTTCCTGgctgaggatgaggctgagTGTGTGGC CTGGATCTCGGTGCTCAGTAACAGCAAGCAGGAGGCTCTGAGCGTGGCCCTGGACgggggcaggagaggaggcggaCCGGGAGAGAGCAGCGTGGAGGACCTGACCCGCGCCATCACCGATGACATCAAACGCATGCCGggaaacaacagctgctgcgaCTGCGGCGCTCCGG atccCGGGTGGCTCTCCACAAACCTGGGCATCCTGACCTGTATCGAGTGCTCCGGGATCCACAGGGAGATGGGGGTCCACGTCTCCAGGATTCAGTCCCTCAGTCTGGACAGCCTGGGGACCTCAGACCTGCTG TTGGCCCGGAATGTTGGTAACTCTGGCTTCAATGAAATACTGGAGTCGAACCTCCTCAGTCCGTCATTAAAACCCTCCCAGCACAGCCACAT gaCGGAGCGTAAGGACTTCATCCTGTCCAAGTATCAGGACATCCACTTCGCCAGGCGGAGTCACAGCTCGACTGCAGTGCTGAGACTCGGGCTCCAGGAGGCGACGAAGAGCGCCGACATTTACagcctcctccatctgtacGCTCAGAGGACGGAGCTGAGCCAgccgctgcacacacacatacag GAGAAAGGGGAGTCGGCGCTGCATCTAGCCGTCCTATTGGCTGACAGGACGTCGCTGCACATCCTGGAATTCCTGGCTCAGAACTG CTCCAACGTGGACGTGCAGACATCAGCGGGAAACACGGCGCTGCACTACAGCTGCCTGCACAACAAGAGCGactgtgtgaagctgctgcttcgaGCCAGAGCCAACACATACATGA AGAACGAGTTGGGAGAGACGCCTCTGGACGTGAGCCGCAGGCTGAAGCACGGCCAGTGTGTGGCGCTG ctgctgcaggCCCAGTCCAACCAGTTTGACCATCACGTCCACGTGGAGTACGAGTGGAGGCTTCGTCATGACGACATCTACGACAGTGACGATGACTTTGAGGACaag AACGGTCCAGTGAAGAAGGAGCGCACATCGGCCTCCGcgtcctccaccttcacctcctccttctccttcccctcccGTCCCTTCAGCTTCAGTCAGTCCATGTCGTCCTCCGTCGCCCCGCTCTCCTCTGCCTCGGCAGGGGGTGCAGGAGGAGGCCTGCTCAGCGTCGGGAGGAGGCTCGCTATGGCCATGGAGCTGCACAGCCGACCCTCTGGCTCGGTTCccagtcctcctccacctcccccatcctcccccgcACCCCCGCTACCCCCCAGGGTCAAAG CTCCCACtgttcctcctcccccacctcctgctggaggagagggagtggctgatgaagaggaggaagagggagaagtCTTCTTCTcccagacaggaaacagaaagtcAACGCCGCCCACTCCCATTGGCATCCGACAAAAGAGGAGCTGCTCCGAGTCCAGTAAACACG attacGGGTTGCCAACCAGTCCCAGGATCTACAGTGGTCCAGACTCCTCATTTAAAAAGTGTGT tccatCTTCCCCTCCCAGCTCCCTGACTGAACGACCAGACAGAG GTTTTCgaagagcagacagtgagtgcAACTCACACCAACTGCCCTCTAGTAAAGCTCCGCCCAATGAGTCTCCAGCCAATCACCGCTCTCAAAGCTTTGAGAGTGATTGCAGGGGCCCCGCCCCTCAGCCGCTGCCTCGCAGATCATTG CCTCGTGGCACAACGAGCCGTCGGGTTCAGGCTCTGTACGACTGCCAGGCCGACCATCACGACGAGCTGAGCTTCTGTGAGGGACAGGTGCTGGTGGTCCTGGGGCATGAGGACAGTGATTGGTGG catgGCTACATAGAGGAGGAACCAGACCAGAGGGGcctgtttccttcctccttcgTCCAGATGCTCTCAGACTGA
- the unm_sa1614 gene encoding arf-GAP with SH3 domain, ANK repeat and PH domain-containing protein 2 isoform X4, with amino-acid sequence MQPVPKQGPKTGSPGLTDPAGPSVEPGLRSTMPECVSVSEFVQEVQEDWSSPTTSSFTSKMISCRNTVYLLEEALDSDRLVLQKMKKAAKAKYTSGQEHVSYLEQYINSMEKLSVNCHSNGETEVGSAFCRLADFSKELISPMKNLLKSMLHNINFFLDSLVKGDLREVKGDLKKPFDRTWRDYESRFKQVEKEKRELARQYGMVRSEVSGGEIAEELEKERRSFQLSMCEYLIKVNEIKTKRGVDLLQNLIKHYHSHNNFLQECVSTSQRLKQYMEELNGVLTTVKQRQEEEKRQLCVLRDQLRPVVHIEQDSLPKQVYSMHQLLGDKQYGTERTGFLYKKSDGLRKMWQKRKCSVHNCYLTIAHATPNKPPTRLNLLTCQVKPNVEDKKCFDLISHNRTYHFLAEDEAECVAWISVLSNSKQEALSVALDGGRRGGGPGESSVEDLTRAITDDIKRMPGNNSCCDCGAPDPGWLSTNLGILTCIECSGIHREMGVHVSRIQSLSLDSLGTSDLLLARNVGNSGFNEILESNLLSPSLKPSQHSHMTERKDFILSKYQDIHFARRSHSSTAVLRLGLQEATKSADIYSLLHLYAQRTELSQPLHTHIQEKGESALHLAVLLADRTSLHILEFLAQNCSNVDVQTSAGNTALHYSCLHNKSDCVKLLLRARANTYMKNELGETPLDVSRRLKHGQCVALLLQAQSNQFDHHVHVEYEWRLRHDDIYDSDDDFEDKNGPVKKERTSASASSTFTSSFSFPSRPFSFSQSMSSSVAPLSSASAGGAGGGLLSVGRRLAMAMELHSRPSGSVPSPPPPPPSSPAPPLPPRVKAPTVPPPPPPAGGEGVADEEEEEGEVFFSQTGNRKSTPPTPIGIRQKRSCSESSKHDYGLPTSPRIYSGPDSSFKKCVPSSPPSSLTERPDRGFRRADSECNSHQLPSSKAPPNESPANHRSQSFESDCRGPAPQPLPRRSLPRGTTSRRVQALYDCQADHHDELSFCEGQVLVVLGHEDSDWWHGYIEEEPDQRGLFPSSFVQMLSD; translated from the exons ATGCAGCCGGTGCCGAAACAAGGACCAAAGACCGG CAGTCCAGGCTTGACGGACCCAGCTGGACCCAGTGTTGAACCCGGGTTGAGGAGCACCATGCCAGAGTGCGTGTCGGTGTCGGAGTTCGTGCAGGAGGTTCAGGAGGACTGGAGCTCCCcaaccacctcctccttcacctccaagatgatcagctgcaggaacaCCGTCTACCTGCTGGAGGAG GCTCTGGACAGTGATCGGTTGGTGTTGCAGAAGATGAAGAAAGCTGCTAAAGCAAAATACACATCAGgacaag AGCATGTGTCTTATCTGGAGCAGTACATTAACTCGATGGAGAAGCTTTCGGTCAACTGTCACTCAAATGGGGAGACGGAGGTCGGTTCCGCCTTCTGCCGCCTCGCTGACTTCTCCAAAGAGCTCATCTCTCCAATGAAAAATCTG ctgaaGAGCATGCTCCACAACATCAACTTCTTCCTGGACTCTCTGGTTAAAGGAGACCTGAGGGAGGTGAAGGGG GACCTGAAGAAGCCTTTTGACAGAACATGGAGGGACTACGAGAGCAGATT taagcaggtggagaaggagaaacggGAGCTCGCCCGTCAGTATGGGATGGTGAGGAGCGAGGTGAGCGGAGGAGAGATCGCTGAGGAGCTGGAAAAGGAGAGGCGCTCCTTCCAACTGAGCATGTGCGAG TATCTGATTAAGGTCAACGAGATCAAGACGAAGAGAGGAGTGGACCTGTTGCAGAACCTCATCAAGCACTACCACAGCCACAACAA cttcctgcaggagTGTGTCTCCACCAGTCAGAGGTTGAAGCAGTACATGGAGGAGCTGAACGGCGTCCTGACCACG gtgaagcagcgtcaggaggaggaaaagcgaCAGCTGTGTGTCCTCAGGGATCAGCTGAGACCAGTCGTTCACATCGAGCAG gaCTCGTTGCCTAAGCAGGTGTACAGCATGCATCAGCTGCTCGGAGACAAACAGTATGGGACAGAACGGACGGGGTTCCTCTACAAAAAGAGTGACGG gTTGAGGAAAATGTGGCAGAAGAGGAAATGCTCAGTTCACAACTGCTACCTGACCATCGCACACGCTACC CCCAATAAACCTCCGACCAGACTTAACCTGCTCACCTGTCAGGTTAAACCTAATGTGGAGGACAAGAAATGCTTCGATCTCATCTCAC ATAATCGGACCTACCATTTCCTGgctgaggatgaggctgagTGTGTGGC CTGGATCTCGGTGCTCAGTAACAGCAAGCAGGAGGCTCTGAGCGTGGCCCTGGACgggggcaggagaggaggcggaCCGGGAGAGAGCAGCGTGGAGGACCTGACCCGCGCCATCACCGATGACATCAAACGCATGCCGggaaacaacagctgctgcgaCTGCGGCGCTCCGG atccCGGGTGGCTCTCCACAAACCTGGGCATCCTGACCTGTATCGAGTGCTCCGGGATCCACAGGGAGATGGGGGTCCACGTCTCCAGGATTCAGTCCCTCAGTCTGGACAGCCTGGGGACCTCAGACCTGCTG TTGGCCCGGAATGTTGGTAACTCTGGCTTCAATGAAATACTGGAGTCGAACCTCCTCAGTCCGTCATTAAAACCCTCCCAGCACAGCCACAT gaCGGAGCGTAAGGACTTCATCCTGTCCAAGTATCAGGACATCCACTTCGCCAGGCGGAGTCACAGCTCGACTGCAGTGCTGAGACTCGGGCTCCAGGAGGCGACGAAGAGCGCCGACATTTACagcctcctccatctgtacGCTCAGAGGACGGAGCTGAGCCAgccgctgcacacacacatacag GAGAAAGGGGAGTCGGCGCTGCATCTAGCCGTCCTATTGGCTGACAGGACGTCGCTGCACATCCTGGAATTCCTGGCTCAGAACTG CTCCAACGTGGACGTGCAGACATCAGCGGGAAACACGGCGCTGCACTACAGCTGCCTGCACAACAAGAGCGactgtgtgaagctgctgcttcgaGCCAGAGCCAACACATACATGA AGAACGAGTTGGGAGAGACGCCTCTGGACGTGAGCCGCAGGCTGAAGCACGGCCAGTGTGTGGCGCTG ctgctgcaggCCCAGTCCAACCAGTTTGACCATCACGTCCACGTGGAGTACGAGTGGAGGCTTCGTCATGACGACATCTACGACAGTGACGATGACTTTGAGGACaag AACGGTCCAGTGAAGAAGGAGCGCACATCGGCCTCCGcgtcctccaccttcacctcctccttctccttcccctcccGTCCCTTCAGCTTCAGTCAGTCCATGTCGTCCTCCGTCGCCCCGCTCTCCTCTGCCTCGGCAGGGGGTGCAGGAGGAGGCCTGCTCAGCGTCGGGAGGAGGCTCGCTATGGCCATGGAGCTGCACAGCCGACCCTCTGGCTCGGTTCccagtcctcctccacctcccccatcctcccccgcACCCCCGCTACCCCCCAGGGTCAAAG CTCCCACtgttcctcctcccccacctcctgctggaggagagggagtggctgatgaagaggaggaagagggagaagtCTTCTTCTcccagacaggaaacagaaagtcAACGCCGCCCACTCCCATTGGCATCCGACAAAAGAGGAGCTGCTCCGAGTCCAGTAAACACG attacGGGTTGCCAACCAGTCCCAGGATCTACAGTGGTCCAGACTCCTCATTTAAAAAGTGTGT tccatCTTCCCCTCCCAGCTCCCTGACTGAACGACCAGACAGAG GTTTTCgaagagcagacagtgagtgcAACTCACACCAACTGCCCTCTAGTAAAGCTCCGCCCAATGAGTCTCCAGCCAATCACCGCTCTCAAAGCTTTGAGAGTGATTGCAGGGGCCCCGCCCCTCAGCCGCTGCCTCGCAGATCATTG CCTCGTGGCACAACGAGCCGTCGGGTTCAGGCTCTGTACGACTGCCAGGCCGACCATCACGACGAGCTGAGCTTCTGTGAGGGACAGGTGCTGGTGGTCCTGGGGCATGAGGACAGTGATTGGTGG catgGCTACATAGAGGAGGAACCAGACCAGAGGGGcctgtttccttcctccttcgTCCAGATGCTCTCAGACTGA
- the unm_sa1614 gene encoding arf-GAP with SH3 domain, ANK repeat and PH domain-containing protein 2 isoform X2, giving the protein MQPVPKQGPKTGSPGLTDPAGPSVEPGLRSTMPECVSVSEFVQEVQEDWSSPTTSSFTSKMISCRNTVYLLEEALDSDRLVLQKMKKAAKAKYTSGQEHVSYLEQYINSMEKLSVNCHSNGETEVGSAFCRLADFSKELISPMKNLLKSMLHNINFFLDSLVKGDLREVKGVRASEFTALSLGFHRDCKNDSPQDLKKPFDRTWRDYESRFKQVEKEKRELARQYGMVRSEVSGGEIAEELEKERRSFQLSMCEYLIKVNEIKTKRGVDLLQNLIKHYHSHNNFLQECVSTSQRLKQYMEELNGVLTTVKQRQEEEKRQLCVLRDQLRPVVHIEQDSLPKQVYSMHQLLGDKQYGTERTGFLYKKSDGLRKMWQKRKCSVHNCYLTIAHATPNKPPTRLNLLTCQVKPNVEDKKCFDLISHNRTYHFLAEDEAECVAWISVLSNSKQEALSVALDGGRRGGGPGESSVEDLTRAITDDIKRMPGNNSCCDCGAPDPGWLSTNLGILTCIECSGIHREMGVHVSRIQSLSLDSLGTSDLLLARNVGNSGFNEILESNLLSPSLKPSQHSHMTERKDFILSKYQDIHFARRSHSSTAVLRLGLQEATKSADIYSLLHLYAQRTELSQPLHTHIQEKGESALHLAVLLADRTSLHILEFLAQNCSNVDVQTSAGNTALHYSCLHNKSDCVKLLLRARANTYMKNELGETPLDVSRRLKHGQCVALLLQAQSNQFDHHVHVEYEWRLRHDDIYDSDDDFEDKNGPVKKERTSASASSTFTSSFSFPSRPFSFSQSMSSSVAPLSSASAGGAGGGLLSVGRRLAMAMELHSRPSGSVPSPPPPPPSSPAPPLPPRVKAPTVPPPPPPAGGEGVADEEEEEGEVFFSQTGNRKSTPPTPIGIRQKRSCSESSKHDYGLPTSPRIYSGPDSSFKNPSSPPSSLTERPDRGFRRADSECNSHQLPSSKAPPNESPANHRSQSFESDCRGPAPQPLPRRSLPRGTTSRRVQALYDCQADHHDELSFCEGQVLVVLGHEDSDWWHGYIEEEPDQRGLFPSSFVQMLSD; this is encoded by the exons ATGCAGCCGGTGCCGAAACAAGGACCAAAGACCGG CAGTCCAGGCTTGACGGACCCAGCTGGACCCAGTGTTGAACCCGGGTTGAGGAGCACCATGCCAGAGTGCGTGTCGGTGTCGGAGTTCGTGCAGGAGGTTCAGGAGGACTGGAGCTCCCcaaccacctcctccttcacctccaagatgatcagctgcaggaacaCCGTCTACCTGCTGGAGGAG GCTCTGGACAGTGATCGGTTGGTGTTGCAGAAGATGAAGAAAGCTGCTAAAGCAAAATACACATCAGgacaag AGCATGTGTCTTATCTGGAGCAGTACATTAACTCGATGGAGAAGCTTTCGGTCAACTGTCACTCAAATGGGGAGACGGAGGTCGGTTCCGCCTTCTGCCGCCTCGCTGACTTCTCCAAAGAGCTCATCTCTCCAATGAAAAATCTG ctgaaGAGCATGCTCCACAACATCAACTTCTTCCTGGACTCTCTGGTTAAAGGAGACCTGAGGGAGGTGAAGGGGGTGAGGGCCTCTGAATTTACTGCGCTGTCACTCGGTTTTCATAGAGACTGTAAAAATGACTCACCTCAG GACCTGAAGAAGCCTTTTGACAGAACATGGAGGGACTACGAGAGCAGATT taagcaggtggagaaggagaaacggGAGCTCGCCCGTCAGTATGGGATGGTGAGGAGCGAGGTGAGCGGAGGAGAGATCGCTGAGGAGCTGGAAAAGGAGAGGCGCTCCTTCCAACTGAGCATGTGCGAG TATCTGATTAAGGTCAACGAGATCAAGACGAAGAGAGGAGTGGACCTGTTGCAGAACCTCATCAAGCACTACCACAGCCACAACAA cttcctgcaggagTGTGTCTCCACCAGTCAGAGGTTGAAGCAGTACATGGAGGAGCTGAACGGCGTCCTGACCACG gtgaagcagcgtcaggaggaggaaaagcgaCAGCTGTGTGTCCTCAGGGATCAGCTGAGACCAGTCGTTCACATCGAGCAG gaCTCGTTGCCTAAGCAGGTGTACAGCATGCATCAGCTGCTCGGAGACAAACAGTATGGGACAGAACGGACGGGGTTCCTCTACAAAAAGAGTGACGG gTTGAGGAAAATGTGGCAGAAGAGGAAATGCTCAGTTCACAACTGCTACCTGACCATCGCACACGCTACC CCCAATAAACCTCCGACCAGACTTAACCTGCTCACCTGTCAGGTTAAACCTAATGTGGAGGACAAGAAATGCTTCGATCTCATCTCAC ATAATCGGACCTACCATTTCCTGgctgaggatgaggctgagTGTGTGGC CTGGATCTCGGTGCTCAGTAACAGCAAGCAGGAGGCTCTGAGCGTGGCCCTGGACgggggcaggagaggaggcggaCCGGGAGAGAGCAGCGTGGAGGACCTGACCCGCGCCATCACCGATGACATCAAACGCATGCCGggaaacaacagctgctgcgaCTGCGGCGCTCCGG atccCGGGTGGCTCTCCACAAACCTGGGCATCCTGACCTGTATCGAGTGCTCCGGGATCCACAGGGAGATGGGGGTCCACGTCTCCAGGATTCAGTCCCTCAGTCTGGACAGCCTGGGGACCTCAGACCTGCTG TTGGCCCGGAATGTTGGTAACTCTGGCTTCAATGAAATACTGGAGTCGAACCTCCTCAGTCCGTCATTAAAACCCTCCCAGCACAGCCACAT gaCGGAGCGTAAGGACTTCATCCTGTCCAAGTATCAGGACATCCACTTCGCCAGGCGGAGTCACAGCTCGACTGCAGTGCTGAGACTCGGGCTCCAGGAGGCGACGAAGAGCGCCGACATTTACagcctcctccatctgtacGCTCAGAGGACGGAGCTGAGCCAgccgctgcacacacacatacag GAGAAAGGGGAGTCGGCGCTGCATCTAGCCGTCCTATTGGCTGACAGGACGTCGCTGCACATCCTGGAATTCCTGGCTCAGAACTG CTCCAACGTGGACGTGCAGACATCAGCGGGAAACACGGCGCTGCACTACAGCTGCCTGCACAACAAGAGCGactgtgtgaagctgctgcttcgaGCCAGAGCCAACACATACATGA AGAACGAGTTGGGAGAGACGCCTCTGGACGTGAGCCGCAGGCTGAAGCACGGCCAGTGTGTGGCGCTG ctgctgcaggCCCAGTCCAACCAGTTTGACCATCACGTCCACGTGGAGTACGAGTGGAGGCTTCGTCATGACGACATCTACGACAGTGACGATGACTTTGAGGACaag AACGGTCCAGTGAAGAAGGAGCGCACATCGGCCTCCGcgtcctccaccttcacctcctccttctccttcccctcccGTCCCTTCAGCTTCAGTCAGTCCATGTCGTCCTCCGTCGCCCCGCTCTCCTCTGCCTCGGCAGGGGGTGCAGGAGGAGGCCTGCTCAGCGTCGGGAGGAGGCTCGCTATGGCCATGGAGCTGCACAGCCGACCCTCTGGCTCGGTTCccagtcctcctccacctcccccatcctcccccgcACCCCCGCTACCCCCCAGGGTCAAAG CTCCCACtgttcctcctcccccacctcctgctggaggagagggagtggctgatgaagaggaggaagagggagaagtCTTCTTCTcccagacaggaaacagaaagtcAACGCCGCCCACTCCCATTGGCATCCGACAAAAGAGGAGCTGCTCCGAGTCCAGTAAACACG attacGGGTTGCCAACCAGTCCCAGGATCTACAGTGGTCCAGACTCCTCATTTAAAAA tccatCTTCCCCTCCCAGCTCCCTGACTGAACGACCAGACAGAG GTTTTCgaagagcagacagtgagtgcAACTCACACCAACTGCCCTCTAGTAAAGCTCCGCCCAATGAGTCTCCAGCCAATCACCGCTCTCAAAGCTTTGAGAGTGATTGCAGGGGCCCCGCCCCTCAGCCGCTGCCTCGCAGATCATTG CCTCGTGGCACAACGAGCCGTCGGGTTCAGGCTCTGTACGACTGCCAGGCCGACCATCACGACGAGCTGAGCTTCTGTGAGGGACAGGTGCTGGTGGTCCTGGGGCATGAGGACAGTGATTGGTGG catgGCTACATAGAGGAGGAACCAGACCAGAGGGGcctgtttccttcctccttcgTCCAGATGCTCTCAGACTGA